A genomic window from Streptomyces mirabilis includes:
- a CDS encoding Pls/PosA family non-ribosomal peptide synthetase, with amino-acid sequence MEEKSVEVLTPGPGESALEKRGYTGPKSGIEKELAEVLAGVIDVERVSVESHFFNDLGANSLVMAQFCARIRKRPDLPSASMKDIYRHPTIRSLATGLADAEPLPAESSVPAPATVVTRAGTARYVLCGALQFLFFMGYSFLAAIVADRGYAWVSAGSNAIGIYLRSLVFGSIAFVALCTFPIVAKWILVGRWKPREFPIWGLTYLRFWTVKALIHANPMIFFVGNPLYVLYLRALGARIGKGVTILSRQTPACPDLLTIGAGTVIRKDSFFHCYRAHAGRIQTGRVTLGRDVFIGEKTVLDIDTAMGDGAQLGHTSTLYSGQTVPDGQQWHGSPAQPTEHDYVRVESVACGTLRRVGFGFVTLLQVFFLYVPLMVGGAYMLIDLIPALHDRLGPGSVGFTSPGLYGDALMLSFVLFFGFVVFGVAVLFTVPRLLNLVIKPDKVYPLYGFHYSTFRAIGRMTNIKFFKWLLGDSSYIVYYLRGLGYDLSRIEQTGSNFGTEVQHESPYLCSVGSGTMVADGLSIVNADYSSSSFRVSRASIGPRNFIGNNIAYPSGARTGENCLLATKVMIPLEGEVREGVGLLGSPCFEIPRSVERDSRFDHLRSGEEFRRSLAAKNRYNLRSMVLFLTVRWIYFFVLTVVALADVDLYDSYGHVLIAAFLMFSLAFTPLYFVLVERCIAAFRGLQPQLCSIYEPYFWWHERLWKVPENYLNIFNGTPFKSLIWRMLGVRIGSRVFDDGCHLTERMLTTIGSDCTLNAGSKIQCHSQEDGTFKSDRSTIGAGSTLGVGAHVHYGVTMGDGAELAPDSFLMKGEEVPERARWGGNPAAEMREAPYQPAALTYEAQRDRSGLQAQSNGKMR; translated from the coding sequence ATGGAGGAGAAGTCCGTCGAAGTCCTGACGCCTGGTCCGGGTGAATCCGCACTCGAGAAGCGTGGGTACACCGGACCGAAGAGCGGCATCGAGAAGGAGCTCGCCGAGGTGTTGGCCGGCGTCATCGACGTCGAACGAGTATCGGTCGAGAGTCACTTCTTCAACGACCTCGGCGCCAACTCATTGGTGATGGCCCAGTTTTGCGCACGGATCAGGAAGCGGCCGGATCTCCCCTCGGCGTCGATGAAGGACATCTACCGGCACCCGACGATCCGAAGCCTCGCGACGGGCCTCGCGGACGCCGAACCGCTTCCGGCCGAGTCGTCGGTTCCGGCACCGGCCACGGTGGTGACGCGGGCCGGGACAGCGCGATACGTCCTCTGCGGAGCACTTCAGTTCTTGTTCTTCATGGGATATTCATTCCTCGCCGCAATTGTCGCCGACCGGGGATACGCATGGGTTTCCGCCGGCTCGAACGCGATCGGAATCTACCTGCGTTCGCTCGTCTTCGGCTCCATCGCTTTCGTCGCTCTGTGCACCTTCCCGATCGTGGCCAAATGGATTCTCGTCGGCCGGTGGAAACCGCGCGAATTCCCGATCTGGGGACTGACGTATCTGCGCTTCTGGACGGTCAAGGCGCTGATCCACGCCAACCCGATGATCTTCTTCGTCGGCAATCCCCTGTACGTGCTGTACCTGCGCGCCCTGGGCGCCCGGATCGGCAAGGGGGTCACGATCCTCTCCCGCCAGACTCCGGCCTGCCCCGACCTGCTCACGATCGGCGCCGGAACGGTGATCCGCAAGGACTCGTTCTTCCACTGCTACCGGGCGCACGCAGGGCGTATCCAGACCGGCCGGGTCACTCTGGGCCGGGACGTGTTCATCGGTGAGAAGACCGTGCTCGACATCGACACGGCGATGGGCGACGGGGCGCAGCTCGGCCACACGTCCACGCTGTACAGCGGCCAGACGGTCCCGGACGGCCAGCAGTGGCACGGATCCCCGGCACAGCCCACCGAGCACGACTACGTGAGGGTCGAGTCGGTCGCGTGCGGCACCCTGCGTCGGGTCGGCTTCGGTTTCGTCACCCTGCTTCAGGTGTTCTTCCTCTACGTGCCGCTGATGGTCGGGGGCGCGTACATGCTGATCGATCTGATTCCGGCGCTGCACGACCGACTGGGCCCGGGCTCGGTGGGGTTCACCTCACCGGGTCTCTACGGCGACGCGCTGATGCTGTCCTTCGTGCTGTTCTTCGGCTTCGTCGTCTTCGGCGTGGCCGTGCTGTTCACCGTTCCGCGCCTGCTGAACCTGGTCATCAAGCCGGACAAGGTCTATCCGCTGTACGGCTTCCACTACTCGACGTTCCGCGCGATCGGGCGCATGACCAACATCAAGTTCTTCAAATGGCTGCTCGGTGACAGCTCCTACATCGTCTACTATCTGCGCGGCCTCGGATACGACTTGTCCCGGATCGAACAGACCGGGTCGAACTTCGGCACGGAAGTGCAGCACGAGTCCCCGTATCTGTGCTCGGTCGGCAGCGGCACGATGGTCGCCGACGGGCTCTCCATCGTCAACGCGGACTATTCGAGCTCCTCTTTCCGGGTGTCCAGGGCCTCGATCGGACCACGCAACTTCATCGGGAACAACATCGCCTATCCGTCGGGGGCCAGGACGGGCGAGAACTGCCTCCTCGCGACGAAGGTGATGATTCCGCTCGAAGGCGAGGTGCGCGAGGGGGTGGGCCTGTTGGGCTCGCCGTGTTTCGAGATTCCCCGGTCGGTCGAGCGCGACTCACGGTTCGATCATCTCCGCAGCGGCGAGGAGTTCCGTCGCAGTCTCGCCGCGAAGAATCGATACAACCTCCGCTCGATGGTCCTGTTCCTGACGGTGCGGTGGATCTACTTCTTCGTCCTCACGGTGGTCGCTCTCGCCGATGTCGATCTGTACGACTCCTACGGTCATGTGCTGATCGCCGCGTTCCTGATGTTCAGCCTTGCTTTCACGCCTCTCTACTTCGTGCTGGTGGAGCGCTGCATCGCCGCATTCCGCGGGCTGCAACCGCAGTTGTGTTCCATCTACGAGCCGTACTTCTGGTGGCACGAGCGCCTCTGGAAGGTGCCCGAGAACTACCTCAACATCTTCAACGGGACCCCTTTCAAGAGTCTGATCTGGCGGATGCTGGGCGTTCGGATCGGCAGCAGGGTCTTCGACGACGGCTGCCACCTGACGGAGCGGATGCTCACCACCATCGGGAGCGACTGCACGCTCAATGCGGGAAGCAAGATCCAGTGCCATTCGCAGGAGGACGGCACCTTCAAGTCCGACCGCAGCACGATCGGCGCCGGCTCCACGCTCGGTGTCGGCGCCCATGTCCACTACGGCGTGACGATGGGCGACGGCGCGGAACTCGCCCCCGACTCCTTCCTCATGAAGGGCGAGGAAGTCCCGGAGCGCGCCCGGTGGGGCGGAAATCCGGCGGCCGAAATGCGCGAGGCCCCCTATCAGCCCGCCGCGCTGACGTACGAGGCACAGCGTGACCGCTCCGGCCTGCAGGCCCAGTCAAACGGGAAGATGCGATGA
- a CDS encoding patatin-like phospholipase family protein gives MADTALVLGGGGLTAYAWQVGMLAGLADTGLDLAGADVLAGTSAGSLLAVELAAGAAPTDLYEVQVARKRAMMEVDFTFFMTVKYLWAALGSRDPATVVKRLGRLSLNVRDVTEADVFDAIRPQLPVQDWPERPVRLFAVDALTGEPTGFSADSGVDLVTAMSATCALPPLFPPITIGAGRWMDGGVRSTTNADLAHDCRRVVVLAPIPDVPGATPSAFDQVASLEAGGTRAALLVPDRAARRAFGRNPLDASRIPGAAQAGLRQAAEYTEEVRAVWHG, from the coding sequence GTGGCGGATACGGCGCTGGTGTTGGGCGGGGGCGGCCTGACCGCGTACGCATGGCAGGTCGGCATGCTGGCGGGGCTGGCCGACACGGGGTTGGACCTCGCCGGCGCCGACGTGCTCGCCGGCACGTCGGCCGGCTCGCTGCTCGCCGTGGAACTGGCCGCAGGAGCGGCGCCCACCGACTTGTACGAGGTACAGGTCGCCCGGAAGCGAGCCATGATGGAGGTGGACTTCACCTTCTTCATGACGGTCAAGTACCTGTGGGCGGCGCTCGGTTCACGCGATCCGGCGACCGTGGTCAAGCGGCTGGGCCGACTCTCCCTGAACGTGCGCGACGTGACGGAGGCCGACGTGTTCGACGCGATCCGCCCCCAACTGCCGGTTCAGGACTGGCCGGAGCGGCCCGTGCGGCTGTTCGCGGTGGACGCGCTCACCGGGGAACCGACCGGCTTCAGCGCCGACAGCGGTGTCGACCTGGTGACGGCGATGTCGGCCACGTGCGCACTGCCACCGCTGTTCCCGCCGATCACGATCGGGGCGGGCCGCTGGATGGACGGGGGCGTACGCTCCACGACCAACGCCGACTTGGCGCACGACTGCCGACGGGTTGTGGTCTTGGCCCCGATCCCCGACGTGCCGGGCGCGACCCCGAGCGCCTTCGATCAGGTGGCCTCCCTCGAGGCGGGCGGTACCCGGGCCGCCCTACTGGTCCCGGACCGAGCGGCCCGCCGCGCGTTCGGCCGCAACCCGCTGGACGCGTCCCGCATTCCGGGCGCGGCCCAGGCAGGCCTACGCCAGGCGGCCGAGTACACCGAAGAGGTCCGAGCCGTCTGGCACGGCTGA
- a CDS encoding peptidoglycan recognition family protein, whose product MTASAALLMPLLAGPAACAGGTSADRQLQNVFTDAANEYHVPRSVLLGVSYLQSRWDARPGTPSVVGGYGPMHLVDGRRANARGKSPTPAPSESHRGGAQPPAAAAGPSASPGAAGSPGGRSAQPADLRRAAGLIGAPVARLRTDAAANVRGGAALLAETQRQLGKPLSANPADWWEAVARFPGTGDTASAAEYANNVFALIRKGAHRTTDSGQQVTLPASPGVHPRTPHPQAARRPKEVECPAALTCDWLAAPYVEYNDNGDYGNHDLADRPRDQKIEYIVIHDTEADLPSMRQTVQDPTEASWHYSIRSKDGHVTQHIRTKDVAWHSGNQFVNARSIGIEHEGFLRQPDAWYTEQMYQSSAKLVRYLAKKYDIPLDRQHIFGHDNVASPTTSSIPDMHDDPGPFWDWRHYFDLLGAPLRATAGPDSDLVTVLPDFATHKPLFTGCTKSGVKCAPHGSSAVRLHTKPDEHAPLIQDPGRRPDGEDSTEDVNDLGSRVSAGQTYAVAGRSGDWTAIWYLGHKAWFKNPKDHPTAVGASGRFVTPKEGLSEIPVFGRALPEEEAYPEGVEQQSESPLPYSLLAGQRYVAQSRPVGSYIDRSTFSDTPSLVVTGREEYYEIQFGHRIAYVRASDVDLVRVPGTEKTPSGHAAPPAGQ is encoded by the coding sequence ATGACCGCTTCCGCGGCGCTGCTGATGCCGCTGCTGGCCGGCCCGGCGGCGTGCGCCGGCGGGACATCGGCCGACCGCCAGCTTCAGAACGTCTTCACAGACGCCGCGAACGAATACCACGTGCCGCGCAGTGTGCTTCTGGGCGTGTCCTACCTGCAGTCGAGATGGGACGCCCGGCCGGGCACCCCGAGCGTCGTCGGCGGCTACGGGCCGATGCACCTGGTCGACGGCCGCCGGGCCAACGCCAGGGGCAAGTCCCCGACACCGGCTCCGTCGGAGTCGCACCGCGGAGGTGCTCAGCCGCCCGCGGCCGCGGCGGGACCCTCGGCCTCGCCCGGGGCGGCGGGCTCCCCGGGCGGACGCTCCGCGCAGCCCGCGGACCTGCGCCGGGCCGCCGGCCTGATCGGAGCCCCGGTGGCACGGCTTCGCACCGACGCCGCCGCCAACGTACGCGGAGGTGCGGCGCTCCTCGCGGAGACACAACGGCAGCTCGGCAAGCCGCTCAGCGCCAACCCGGCGGACTGGTGGGAGGCGGTGGCACGCTTCCCGGGGACGGGCGACACCGCGTCGGCGGCGGAGTACGCGAACAACGTCTTCGCGTTGATTCGCAAGGGCGCGCACCGCACCACCGACTCCGGACAGCAGGTCACCCTCCCCGCCAGCCCGGGCGTACACCCCCGCACCCCTCACCCCCAGGCGGCACGGCGGCCCAAGGAGGTCGAGTGTCCCGCGGCGCTGACCTGCGACTGGCTCGCCGCGCCGTACGTCGAGTACAACGACAACGGCGACTACGGCAATCACGACCTGGCCGACCGGCCCAGGGACCAGAAGATCGAGTACATCGTCATCCACGACACGGAGGCGGACCTGCCGTCCATGCGTCAGACCGTGCAGGATCCGACGGAGGCGTCCTGGCACTACTCGATCCGCTCCAAGGACGGCCACGTCACCCAGCACATCAGGACCAAGGACGTGGCCTGGCACTCCGGGAACCAGTTCGTGAACGCCCGTTCGATCGGCATCGAGCACGAGGGGTTCCTCAGACAGCCCGACGCCTGGTACACGGAGCAGATGTACCAGTCCTCGGCCAAACTGGTGCGTTACCTGGCGAAGAAGTACGACATCCCGCTCGACCGGCAGCACATCTTCGGGCATGACAACGTGGCGTCGCCGACCACCTCGAGCATCCCCGACATGCACGACGACCCCGGCCCCTTCTGGGACTGGCGGCACTACTTCGATCTCCTCGGCGCGCCCCTGCGTGCCACGGCCGGGCCCGACAGCGACCTGGTGACCGTGCTGCCGGACTTCGCCACCCACAAGCCGCTGTTCACGGGGTGCACCAAGAGCGGTGTGAAGTGCGCGCCGCACGGCTCCAGCGCCGTCCGCCTGCACACCAAGCCGGACGAGCACGCGCCACTGATCCAGGACCCGGGCCGTCGCCCCGACGGCGAGGACTCCACGGAGGACGTCAACGACCTGGGGTCGCGGGTCTCCGCCGGCCAGACCTACGCGGTCGCCGGACGCAGTGGCGACTGGACGGCGATCTGGTATCTGGGCCACAAGGCGTGGTTCAAGAACCCGAAGGACCATCCGACGGCCGTCGGAGCGAGCGGCCGGTTCGTGACTCCGAAGGAGGGCTTGAGCGAGATCCCGGTGTTCGGGCGTGCCCTCCCGGAGGAGGAGGCCTACCCGGAGGGAGTGGAACAGCAGTCAGAGTCCCCACTCCCCTACAGCCTCCTCGCGGGCCAGCGGTACGTGGCACAGTCCCGGCCCGTCGGTTCCTACATCGACAGGTCGACCTTCAGCGACACACCGAGCCTGGTGGTGACGGGACGCGAGGAGTACTACGAGATCCAGTTCGGCCACCGGATCGCCTACGTCCGCGCGAGCGACGTGGACCTGGTGCGTGTACCCGGAACGGAAAAGACGCCGTCGGGACACGCGGCGCCCCCCGCTGGGCAATAA
- a CDS encoding M1 family metallopeptidase, with the protein MEIHDPRQPNQFHGPRGLRSLRGLRGPHGLRGLLGLRGLSGLRSRRTALLLTLTGTVGIGGAVVLVGALPHGDHPSPARPGTLATTAPSSTAPSAGSLRAAPSPGAPGIGDALLPLDGNGGYTVSRYTLAFDWRAPRTRFDASTTISASATQALSRFDLDFAGNTLHSVTVDDVPARTVRDGDELVVTPAKPIPQGGAFTVRVAYTADPTQRRHRGDAIGDYGWVPTPDGTVLYPQPDGAKMIFPTNDHPSLRAPITFLITTPPGVSAVANGRLVERAPRPDGRVLWTYDSEQPVAAQLVQMAIGKFTFVESTGPHGLPVRDVVPGDLVTGTKAYRSLTPEHLAWLEQRLGPYPFRRYGVLVGDTDLPVALETQSLSLVPKGDLQGGRIDAERDLVHELTHQWTGDSVAIRRWSDLWLSEGHARFYERLYSEAHGGDSIESAMRAAYEQHDQWRHNDGAPAEPRTEAALFKQVRYDGSALVLYALREKVGEGAFERIERSWVTKYQGRAAGTQDFVALASEVAGEDLKPFLTPWLYGDRTPPMPGHPDWQVDPVQD; encoded by the coding sequence ATGGAGATCCACGACCCCCGGCAGCCGAATCAGTTCCATGGCCCGCGCGGCCTCCGCAGCCTCCGTGGCCTCCGTGGTCCCCATGGCCTACGTGGTCTCCTGGGCCTCCGTGGTCTCTCAGGACTCCGTTCCCGCCGTACGGCCCTCCTCCTCACCCTCACCGGCACCGTCGGAATCGGCGGTGCCGTCGTCCTCGTCGGCGCCCTCCCGCACGGAGACCACCCCTCCCCCGCCCGCCCAGGCACCCTCGCCACCACCGCCCCGTCCAGCACCGCTCCCTCCGCCGGATCACTCAGGGCGGCCCCCTCCCCCGGTGCCCCGGGTATCGGCGACGCGCTTCTGCCGCTCGACGGCAACGGGGGGTACACGGTGAGCCGCTACACGCTCGCCTTCGACTGGCGGGCGCCGAGGACGCGCTTCGACGCCAGTACGACCATCAGTGCGAGCGCCACGCAGGCCCTGTCCCGCTTCGACCTCGACTTCGCGGGCAACACGCTGCACTCGGTCACCGTGGACGACGTACCGGCGAGGACCGTGCGCGACGGGGACGAACTCGTCGTCACGCCCGCGAAGCCGATCCCCCAAGGCGGCGCGTTCACCGTGCGGGTCGCCTACACCGCCGACCCGACACAGCGAAGGCACCGCGGCGACGCGATCGGAGACTACGGCTGGGTGCCCACGCCCGACGGCACCGTGCTCTATCCGCAGCCCGACGGGGCCAAGATGATCTTCCCGACGAACGACCATCCGAGCCTGCGGGCGCCGATCACCTTCCTCATCACCACTCCACCGGGTGTCAGTGCGGTGGCCAACGGGCGGCTCGTCGAGCGCGCCCCACGGCCCGACGGACGGGTCCTGTGGACGTACGACTCCGAGCAACCGGTCGCGGCGCAGCTGGTGCAGATGGCGATCGGGAAGTTCACGTTCGTCGAGAGCACCGGTCCGCACGGGCTGCCCGTCCGCGACGTGGTCCCCGGGGACCTGGTCACCGGGACCAAGGCCTATCGCTCGCTCACGCCCGAGCACCTGGCCTGGCTGGAGCAGCGGCTCGGCCCGTACCCGTTTCGCCGCTACGGCGTGCTGGTGGGGGACACGGACCTGCCGGTGGCGTTGGAGACGCAGTCGCTGTCCCTTGTGCCGAAGGGCGACCTGCAGGGTGGCCGGATCGACGCCGAACGTGACCTCGTGCACGAGCTGACGCATCAGTGGACCGGCGACAGCGTGGCCATCCGGCGGTGGTCCGACCTGTGGCTGAGCGAGGGGCACGCCCGTTTCTACGAGCGTCTCTACTCCGAGGCGCACGGCGGCGACAGCATCGAGTCCGCGATGCGGGCGGCGTACGAGCAGCACGACCAGTGGCGTCACAACGACGGGGCGCCCGCCGAACCCCGCACCGAGGCCGCCCTGTTCAAGCAGGTGCGGTACGACGGCTCGGCGCTCGTGCTCTACGCCCTCCGGGAGAAGGTCGGCGAGGGGGCCTTCGAGAGAATCGAACGGTCCTGGGTGACGAAGTACCAGGGGCGGGCCGCCGGCACCCAGGACTTCGTCGCGCTCGCGTCCGAGGTCGCGGGCGAGGACCTGAAGCCCTTCCTGACGCCGTGGCTGTACGGAGACCGCACCCCGCCCATGCCGGGACACCCCGACTGGCAGGTGGACCCCGTCCAGGACTGA
- a CDS encoding amino acid adenylation domain-containing protein: MRVQVEADREFWRGQLVAGGFTAVPRWTPRPVAGVADHETTVPEDVAGPLRGLAQDLAVPLDSVLLAAHAKVLTALSGEREVVSGYVPADGGRPLPCRLTTEPPTWRTLLLNAHQAASELLAHQDFPVDDLRRELGLTEPPFEAVFDPGGVGGDLAEDTVVRIGFSWRDDRLVLRLRYRTDVLDADCAARIAGYHVTALALIAVGPDAEHGRQGLLSAEELHFQLEGLAGPRRELPDRRMHELFEQRVREHPDAVAAVHGERRWTYRELNARANRLARALLARGLRREGVVAVVTERNLDWPAAVLAVFKAGGVYLPIEPHFPAGRIATTLTRAGCALVLTEHGSTTTLDQALESLPGIGKVLIDAAYAEDHADDDPGVPVAPDQLAYIYFTSGSTGEPKGAMCEHAGMLNHLYAKIDDLELGEGQVVAQTAPQCFDISLWQLVSGLLVGGQTLLVEQEVILDVQRFVDKIVEGRVAVLQVVPSYLDVVVSCLRQHPRELPDLRCVSVTGEALKKELTERWFAVQPGIRLVNAYGLTETSDDTNHEVMDRAPDRILLGRAVNNVRVYVVDEHLTPVPLGAPGLIVFSGVCVGRGYINDPERTRQAYLNDPHREGARLYRGGDYGRWQPGGKLEFLGRRDTQVKIRGFRIEIGEIENTLLRVPGVRDGAVVVAERADQSKHLVAFYSGPQALDDDVLPARLAESLPEYMVPSAFHWRESLPLTANSKIDRKTLQALAGELDVVQDDYHAPNTPTEHRLAAAWAKVLGVPQDRIGRRDHFFDRGGTSLSAVKLAITLDRAVSLKDVTAHPVLADLAALVDGRSERRPGLLHPLSESDDARGGALVCFPYAGGNAVNFQPLARALPPGGPAVYAVELPGHDVAADREPFAPMTQVVEQVVDEIVRRGLTRILLWGHSSGAAPAVETARRLQERGVDVQRVFLGAQLLGDAARRRAAIDELTALSDAEIAARLSAASGYTELGELDTGHAEHVGAAYRHDCVSAHRCFADLLDDPPTPKLSAPVTVVVAADDPSTADHPQRYRDWQLLAEQVDLHELADGGHYFPRTRPVEAAQAVLRAAELFAPS, from the coding sequence ATGAGAGTGCAAGTGGAGGCCGATCGGGAGTTCTGGCGCGGTCAGCTCGTGGCCGGTGGGTTCACCGCGGTGCCGCGGTGGACGCCGCGGCCGGTGGCGGGCGTCGCCGACCACGAGACGACGGTCCCGGAGGACGTCGCGGGACCGCTGCGCGGGCTGGCGCAGGACCTGGCGGTACCGCTCGACTCGGTGCTGCTGGCCGCGCACGCCAAGGTGCTCACCGCGCTGTCCGGTGAGCGCGAGGTCGTGTCCGGCTACGTCCCCGCCGACGGCGGCCGGCCGTTGCCCTGCCGGCTGACGACCGAGCCCCCGACGTGGCGGACGCTGCTGCTGAACGCCCATCAGGCCGCGTCGGAGCTGTTGGCGCACCAGGACTTCCCGGTCGACGACCTCAGGCGCGAACTCGGCCTGACCGAACCGCCGTTCGAGGCTGTCTTCGATCCGGGCGGTGTGGGCGGTGACCTGGCCGAGGACACCGTGGTGCGGATCGGGTTCTCGTGGCGGGACGACCGGCTCGTGCTGCGGCTGCGCTACCGGACCGACGTACTCGACGCGGACTGCGCCGCCCGGATCGCCGGTTACCACGTCACCGCGCTCGCCCTGATCGCCGTCGGTCCGGACGCCGAGCACGGACGGCAGGGCCTGCTCTCCGCCGAGGAACTCCACTTCCAGCTCGAAGGGCTCGCCGGACCCCGCCGGGAGCTGCCCGACCGCCGGATGCACGAGCTGTTCGAACAGCGGGTGCGGGAACACCCGGACGCCGTCGCGGCCGTACACGGTGAACGGCGGTGGACCTACCGCGAGCTCAACGCCCGGGCCAACCGGCTGGCACGCGCGCTGCTGGCGCGCGGGCTGCGCCGGGAGGGCGTGGTCGCGGTGGTGACCGAACGCAACCTGGACTGGCCGGCCGCCGTGCTGGCGGTCTTCAAGGCCGGGGGCGTGTACCTGCCCATCGAGCCGCACTTCCCGGCCGGCCGCATCGCCACCACCCTCACGCGCGCCGGGTGCGCCCTCGTGCTGACCGAGCACGGCAGCACCACCACCCTCGACCAGGCCCTGGAGTCCCTGCCCGGGATCGGGAAGGTCCTCATCGACGCGGCCTACGCGGAGGACCACGCCGACGACGATCCGGGCGTGCCCGTCGCACCGGACCAACTCGCCTACATCTACTTCACCTCCGGCTCCACGGGTGAGCCGAAGGGCGCGATGTGCGAGCACGCGGGGATGCTCAACCACCTCTACGCCAAGATCGACGACCTGGAACTCGGCGAGGGACAGGTGGTCGCGCAGACCGCGCCCCAGTGCTTCGACATCTCCCTGTGGCAACTGGTGTCCGGGCTCCTGGTCGGCGGGCAGACCCTGCTGGTGGAGCAGGAGGTGATCCTCGACGTACAGCGGTTCGTCGACAAGATCGTCGAAGGCCGGGTCGCCGTCCTCCAGGTCGTGCCCTCGTACCTGGACGTCGTCGTGTCCTGTCTGCGGCAGCACCCCCGCGAGCTGCCGGACCTGCGATGCGTGTCGGTCACCGGCGAGGCGTTGAAGAAGGAGCTCACGGAGCGCTGGTTCGCCGTCCAGCCCGGGATCAGGCTGGTCAACGCCTACGGGCTGACCGAGACCTCGGACGACACCAACCACGAGGTCATGGACCGGGCGCCGGACCGCATCCTGCTCGGCCGCGCCGTCAACAACGTACGCGTCTACGTCGTCGACGAACACCTCACCCCGGTGCCGCTCGGCGCCCCCGGTCTGATCGTGTTCTCCGGCGTCTGCGTCGGCCGCGGCTACATCAACGACCCCGAGCGCACCCGGCAGGCCTATCTGAACGATCCGCACCGTGAGGGCGCCCGGCTCTACCGGGGCGGCGACTACGGCCGCTGGCAGCCCGGGGGCAAGCTGGAGTTCCTCGGCCGCCGGGACACCCAGGTCAAGATCCGCGGCTTCCGGATCGAGATCGGCGAGATCGAGAACACCCTGTTGCGGGTGCCGGGGGTGCGCGACGGCGCGGTGGTCGTCGCCGAGCGGGCCGACCAGAGCAAGCACCTGGTGGCGTTCTACTCGGGCCCGCAAGCCCTCGACGACGACGTCCTGCCGGCCCGGCTCGCCGAGTCGCTGCCCGAGTACATGGTCCCGTCGGCCTTCCACTGGCGTGAAAGCCTGCCGCTGACCGCCAACAGCAAGATCGACAGGAAGACCCTGCAGGCGCTCGCCGGAGAGCTCGACGTCGTCCAGGACGACTACCACGCGCCGAACACGCCGACCGAACACCGGCTGGCGGCCGCCTGGGCGAAGGTCCTCGGCGTCCCGCAGGACCGGATCGGACGCCGCGACCACTTCTTCGACCGCGGCGGCACCTCCCTCTCGGCGGTGAAGCTCGCCATCACCCTGGACCGCGCGGTGTCCCTCAAGGACGTCACCGCACACCCGGTCCTCGCCGACCTGGCCGCGCTGGTCGACGGCAGGTCCGAGCGGCGCCCCGGGCTGCTGCACCCGCTGTCGGAATCGGACGACGCGCGGGGCGGGGCCCTGGTGTGCTTCCCGTACGCCGGTGGCAACGCGGTGAACTTCCAGCCGCTGGCCAGGGCGCTGCCGCCCGGCGGGCCCGCCGTCTACGCCGTCGAGCTGCCCGGTCACGACGTGGCCGCCGACCGCGAACCGTTCGCACCGATGACACAGGTGGTCGAACAGGTCGTCGACGAGATCGTCCGGCGTGGCCTGACCAGGATCCTGCTGTGGGGCCACTCCTCGGGCGCCGCGCCGGCCGTGGAGACGGCCAGACGGCTCCAGGAGCGCGGGGTGGACGTCCAGCGGGTGTTCCTCGGCGCGCAACTGCTCGGCGACGCCGCCCGGCGGCGCGCCGCCATCGACGAGCTGACGGCACTGAGCGACGCCGAGATCGCCGCGCGGCTGAGCGCGGCCAGCGGCTACACCGAACTCGGCGAGCTGGACACGGGGCACGCCGAGCACGTGGGTGCCGCCTATCGGCACGACTGTGTGTCCGCACACCGCTGTTTCGCCGACCTCCTGGACGATCCGCCGACGCCGAAGCTGTCCGCTCCGGTCACCGTGGTCGTCGCCGCCGACGACCCGAGCACCGCGGACCACCCGCAGCGCTACCGCGACTGGCAGCTACTGGCCGAACAGGTCGATCTGCACGAGCTCGCCGACGGCGGCCACTACTTCCCGCGCACCCGTCCGGTCGAAGCGGCACAGGCCGTTCTGCGCGCCGCCGAACTGTTCGCTCCTTCCTGA